A single window of Oculatellaceae cyanobacterium DNA harbors:
- a CDS encoding DUF948 domain-containing protein → MIDPLFWLGLSILLVAVSLTAVLVTALPALQELARAARSAEKLFDTLRRELPPTLESIRLTGIEITELTDEVNEGVKSATQVVKQVDQSVSGAKKQAQNLQTTTRSVITGVKAAWRALKRPNTGRKSDRLPQSQKNTFDLRRGGTTLPDTQAAQRSDRAETNSAFNRKAFSSDPNDVSPYLRNHEDLQPLDSEDYLVHPTTQDEADEETIP, encoded by the coding sequence GTGATTGATCCTCTATTTTGGCTAGGACTGTCCATCTTGCTAGTTGCAGTTAGCTTAACTGCTGTTTTAGTAACAGCGTTGCCAGCTTTGCAAGAATTAGCTCGTGCTGCCCGCAGTGCGGAAAAGTTATTTGATACTCTCAGGCGAGAACTCCCGCCTACCTTAGAGTCTATTCGCTTGACTGGCATAGAAATTACAGAGTTGACTGATGAGGTGAATGAGGGTGTCAAAAGTGCAACTCAAGTAGTTAAACAAGTGGATCAAAGTGTGAGTGGTGCTAAAAAGCAGGCTCAAAACTTACAAACAACTACTCGCAGTGTAATTACTGGTGTCAAAGCCGCTTGGAGAGCTTTGAAACGTCCCAATACAGGGCGTAAGTCTGATCGTCTACCGCAGTCGCAAAAAAATACTTTCGATCTACGCAGGGGCGGAACAACACTACCAGATACCCAGGCTGCTCAACGAAGCGATCGCGCTGAAACTAACAGCGCATTTAACCGTAAAGCTTTTAGCTCAGATCCCAATGATGTCTCACCTTACTTAAGAAATCATGAAGATTTGCAACCACTAGACTCAGAAGATTATTTAGTACACCCCACTACCCAAGACGAGGCAGACGAAGAAACAATACCTTAA
- a CDS encoding precorrin-8X methylmutase yields the protein MLIAYKFIPMEWHVTDAQSLSIIDREIGNHSFSPAEYEILRRVIYATADFEYKSLIRFSERALHAGAAALAARSTIVVDVPMVQVGITPNIQNTFSNPVYCSMEAWTRPQKDKTRAAWGIETLAKRYPEAIYVVGQAQTALTTIVELIEADQIRPALVIGTPSGFVEVDVAKARLKDSMIAHITIDGRKGSAVAAAAIVNGLVDLAWEAYGQKTNIVG from the coding sequence ATGCTAATAGCTTATAAATTTATTCCTATGGAATGGCACGTCACTGATGCCCAAAGTTTATCAATTATTGACCGAGAAATTGGCAATCACAGCTTTTCACCCGCAGAATACGAAATTTTACGTCGGGTAATTTATGCAACCGCCGATTTTGAATATAAATCGTTAATTCGTTTTTCTGAACGTGCCTTGCACGCGGGGGCAGCAGCTTTGGCAGCCCGTAGCACAATTGTGGTAGATGTGCCAATGGTGCAAGTTGGGATTACACCAAATATTCAAAATACTTTTTCTAATCCCGTCTATTGTAGTATGGAAGCTTGGACTCGACCCCAAAAAGACAAAACGCGGGCGGCTTGGGGAATTGAAACCCTAGCTAAACGCTATCCAGAAGCAATTTATGTTGTGGGTCAGGCACAAACTGCTTTAACTACTATTGTCGAGTTAATTGAAGCGGATCAAATTAGACCTGCCCTAGTGATTGGAACGCCTTCAGGATTTGTAGAGGTGGATGTTGCTAAGGCAAGATTGAAAGATTCGATGATTGCCCACATTACTATTGATGGTCGTAAGGGGAGTGCGGTGGCAGCAGCAGCTATTGTTAACGGACTGGTTGACTTAGCTTGGGAAGCTTATGGTCAAAAAACTAATATTGTTGGTTGA
- a CDS encoding YtxH domain-containing protein produces the protein MSKTSPGSFISGVLLGTALGAITGLLVAPRTGRETRQLLKKSADALPELAEDVSTSVQIQADRLSESALRKWDQTLSRLQEAIAAGVDATKQERQTLKHTKPEVPAESRPSVSDYKL, from the coding sequence ATGTCAAAAACAAGTCCTGGATCATTTATTAGCGGCGTGTTGCTGGGAACCGCCCTCGGAGCGATAACTGGTTTATTAGTTGCTCCGCGTACAGGTAGAGAAACGCGGCAACTTTTGAAAAAATCTGCTGATGCCCTACCAGAGTTAGCAGAGGATGTATCTACGAGTGTCCAAATACAAGCAGATCGACTCTCGGAATCGGCACTGCGAAAATGGGATCAAACTCTTAGCCGCTTACAGGAAGCGATCGCCGCAGGAGTTGATGCTACGAAGCAAGAGCGCCAAACACTTAAGCATACTAAACCTGAAGTACCTGCTGAGTCACGTCCATCGGTTTCTGATTATAAGCTGTAG
- a CDS encoding TPM domain-containing protein, which yields MQHRVTQRILVSLLAVFLAFSAWAIAPVAYAYENADLLPDTQTPIIDLAKSLTAIQEEALAKDLEDFEAATGWKLRVLTQFDRTPGRAVKNFWGLDDKSILLVADSRGGNILNFNVGDAVYQLMPRTFWIELQTRFGNLYFVREHGEDQAIIESLESIKTCLRRGGCNVVPGLPREQWILTLISSILGGVICGFAGQPRKQGQIFAWQWALIFSPLWGILFISFGIAPVITRTTEWLPLFRNVSGFLIGALVAYLSPMLARSSSSET from the coding sequence ATGCAGCATCGTGTTACGCAACGAATTTTGGTATCATTACTAGCGGTTTTTCTAGCATTCTCAGCTTGGGCGATCGCCCCCGTCGCGTATGCTTATGAAAATGCAGACTTACTGCCAGATACTCAGACACCCATAATTGACTTAGCCAAGTCGTTAACAGCTATTCAGGAAGAAGCACTTGCCAAAGATTTAGAAGACTTTGAAGCTGCTACAGGCTGGAAGCTAAGAGTTTTAACTCAATTTGATCGCACACCAGGTCGAGCAGTCAAAAATTTTTGGGGTCTGGATGACAAAAGTATTTTGCTAGTCGCAGACTCACGTGGCGGCAATATTCTCAACTTTAATGTTGGCGATGCTGTATACCAACTCATGCCGCGTACTTTCTGGATTGAGTTGCAAACACGCTTCGGCAATTTGTACTTTGTGCGAGAACATGGTGAAGACCAAGCAATCATTGAATCTTTAGAATCAATCAAAACCTGCTTGCGTCGCGGTGGTTGTAACGTTGTACCTGGTTTGCCACGAGAACAGTGGATTCTTACTCTGATTAGTTCAATTCTCGGTGGAGTTATCTGTGGATTTGCTGGTCAACCACGTAAACAAGGACAAATCTTTGCATGGCAGTGGGCGCTAATTTTCTCACCGCTTTGGGGAATTCTGTTTATTTCCTTTGGCATTGCGCCAGTTATTACTAGAACAACAGAATGGTTGCCTCTGTTTCGTAACGTCAGTGGTTTCCTCATCGGTGCATTAGTCGCTTACCTGTCGCCCATGCTAGCTCGATCTTCGAGTTCCGAAACTTAA
- a CDS encoding phosphate ABC transporter permease, which produces MLIPLTRQKFEQLIPILATGPQYAYYWGKFPVFLRRLLISVVALCIVVFILGKFILGEGLLTFFLGVIAGLYWLWAPVYWASLRNIACRKLPYSGFWRGEVIDLFITEELIGEEQTVNNRGQLVIIENRERRLNIEVGDETGFTTQLQVPLKRTHKAIAPGQMAEMVVMSNRPDLSSINKVSDIYIPSQNLWVSDYPFLRKDAFADVSRQLEYGDDSDYPRKRSSKSRRRSS; this is translated from the coding sequence ATGCTAATACCCTTAACCCGCCAGAAATTTGAACAATTAATTCCTATCCTTGCTACTGGCCCCCAATATGCCTACTACTGGGGAAAATTCCCAGTATTTTTGAGACGACTGCTAATTTCTGTGGTCGCTTTGTGCATTGTCGTGTTTATTCTTGGCAAATTTATATTAGGTGAAGGACTGTTGACCTTCTTTTTGGGAGTAATTGCTGGTCTGTATTGGCTATGGGCTCCAGTCTACTGGGCAAGTTTACGAAATATCGCCTGCCGCAAATTACCATATAGTGGCTTTTGGCGGGGCGAGGTTATAGATTTATTTATTACAGAAGAATTAATTGGGGAGGAGCAAACTGTCAATAATCGCGGACAGTTAGTCATCATTGAAAACCGAGAGCGACGCTTAAATATAGAAGTAGGTGATGAAACTGGATTTACTACACAATTACAAGTACCACTAAAACGTACTCATAAAGCGATCGCACCTGGTCAAATGGCTGAAATGGTCGTAATGTCCAATCGTCCCGATCTCAGCAGCATTAATAAAGTATCTGACATCTACATTCCCAGTCAAAACCTTTGGGTAAGCGATTATCCTTTCTTAAGAAAAGATGCCTTTGCAGATGTTAGTCGCCAGCTAGAATACGGAGATGACTCCGATTATCCTAGAAAACGTTCTTCTAAATCTAGGCGTAGAAGCTCCTAA
- a CDS encoding metallothionein: MKCACDSCLCVVNIGEAIEKDEKYYCSQPCANGHADGQGCGHSGCGCT, encoded by the coding sequence ATGAAATGCGCCTGCGATTCCTGCTTGTGCGTTGTTAACATTGGTGAAGCAATTGAAAAGGATGAAAAGTACTACTGTAGCCAACCCTGTGCTAATGGTCATGCCGATGGGCAAGGCTGCGGTCATAGTGGCTGTGGATGCACCTAA